The following is a genomic window from Rhododendron vialii isolate Sample 1 chromosome 9a, ASM3025357v1.
TCACACTGCTTATGAACACTGGAGAGACAAGGGTCTCGGTTAAACCTGATGTGTCAGGGTTTACCCTTTTTCAATTTCGCGATGAAACCTCTAAGTGTGCTGTTCTTGAAAATGGACCATGTTTCTTTTCGCAGAAATTTTTAGTCCTTAAAAACTGGCATAGAACGATGAAACCTGTGAAAGAACAACCTTCAAAAATTCCAGCGTGGGTCAAAATTTATTATTTACCTTTTGAGCTATGGAATAAGGAATGTCTGAGTAGGATTGCTAGCACTATAGGCCGCCCCATTCATGTAGATCAAGCTACAGCAAAAAAATCGAAATCCTCTAGTGCTCGAATATGCATTAAGATTGATGTCAATCTTGAACTTCTGGAGGATGTTGCCATTACAGTCGCTGGAGAAACTGTTGTGGTTAGTGTAGAATACCAAGTCCTTCCACCAATTTGTGAGTTTTGTAAGGTGTTTGGGTATACTTCCCATCAATGCTCCAAGTCATCGGTGGCTAAACCTAAACCAGTGGTTACTGAGGTATGGCAGCAGGTTGGGAAAGGCAGAAACAAAGTTGTTCCAATTCCTAATATTGTGGAAGCTTCATCTGTTAACCAAGAAGGGGAGTTAACTGAGCTCTCTTTGGTTGGGGGTCCTTCTGCTATAACCTCAATAGGTTCCTCTGAAGCTTCAGTGAATGACATTATAATTACAAACGTGGAGAAGGCTGGTAGCATGTTGTGTACCCTTCCAGTTAAAAATCATGATCCAGGAGACCCTTCCTTgttacttatccaaaaaaaaacactctatGGTGGAGGCAGCTAGTGACGTGGTTAATGAAAGGGATCATTCTGATGATTCACCATTTACTCCAGTCTTGTCTAAAAAAGCTGCTAAGAAGGCAGCCAAAGCTGCAAAAATGAAGAACCTCTCAAGCTCCAAAGGGAAGTCCTAGTCCTTTTACGTTTCAGTTAATAAATAGTTTTATATTATCTGCTATTTCTTTTGTCTATTTCTATTAATTTTATGCCTAGTTCTACTTTAAGCTATGGGTTTTGGAATATCCGTGGGTTGAACGATCCAATCAAACAAAAGgaagcaaatttttttgttcagaataataagttGTCCTTAGTGGGACTCATTGAACACAAAATTAAAGAACCTAGAGCAGAGAGGATTGTCAAATACGTATTTCCTAACTGGCACTTCACTCACAACTACACTCATGCTCCAATAGGGAGAATTTTGGTTTGTTGTAACCCCCGAGACATCTCTATTAAGGTTTTAGACTTGAATAGCCAGTTTCTCCATTGTGAGATCCACACTCATGCTGATGAT
Proteins encoded in this region:
- the LOC131301486 gene encoding uncharacterized protein LOC131301486 isoform X2 yields the protein MHVWFTFILPRKGPYQCGILHAEMQQSGVKINCSALEDKLKQLKEYHESSSAVNGADQTLNVGFTSMLVPKESLEILKGGFSNAAQKPKLEGSRKPTESTAKKTRDSSLGSHPVKDQPSTSVIPSRIGVVKPQGKPRNWASLLQSQGPAHELKLEFFPDLHEGKHVAVEIDEELVDDGNWNNYLMGYLKYCISLTVRCPTNFLITLLMNTGETRVSVKPDVSGFTLFQFRDETSKCAVLENGPCFFSQKFLVLKNWHRTMKPVKEQPSKIPAWVKIYYLPFELWNKECLSRIASTIGRPIHVDQATAKKSKSSSARICIKIDVNLELLEDVAITVAGETVVVSVEYQVLPPICEFCKVFGYTSHQCSKSSVAKPKPVVTEVWQQVGKGRNKVVPIPNIVEASSVNQEGELTELSLVGGPSAITSIGSSEASVNDIIITNVEKAGSMLCTLPVKNHDPGDPSLLLIQKKTLYGGGS
- the LOC131301486 gene encoding uncharacterized protein LOC131301486 isoform X3, whose protein sequence is MQQSGVKINCSALEDKLKQLKEYHESSSAVNGADQTLNVGFTSMLVPKESLEILKGGFSNAAQKPKLEGSRKPTESTAKKTRDSSLGSHPVKDQPSTSVIPSRIGVVKPQGKPRNWASLLQSQGPAHELKLEFFPDLHEGKHVAVEIDEELVDDGNWNNYLMGYLKYCISLTVRCPTNFLITLLMNTGETRVSVKPDVSGFTLFQFRDETSKCAVLENGPCFFSQKFLVLKNWHRTMKPVKEQPSKIPAWVKIYYLPFELWNKECLSRIASTIGRPIHVDQATAKKSKSSSARICIKIDVNLELLEDVAITVAGETVVVSVEYQVLPPICEFCKVFGYTSHQCSKSSVAKPKPVVTEVWQQVGKGRNKVVPIPNIVEASSVNQEGELTELSLVGGPSAITSIGSSEASVNDIIITNVEKAGSMLCTLPVKNHDPGDPSLLLIQKKTLYGGGS
- the LOC131301486 gene encoding uncharacterized protein LOC131301486 isoform X1 produces the protein MHVWFTFILPRKGPYQCGKIGILHAEMQQSGVKINCSALEDKLKQLKEYHESSSAVNGADQTLNVGFTSMLVPKESLEILKGGFSNAAQKPKLEGSRKPTESTAKKTRDSSLGSHPVKDQPSTSVIPSRIGVVKPQGKPRNWASLLQSQGPAHELKLEFFPDLHEGKHVAVEIDEELVDDGNWNNYLMGYLKYCISLTVRCPTNFLITLLMNTGETRVSVKPDVSGFTLFQFRDETSKCAVLENGPCFFSQKFLVLKNWHRTMKPVKEQPSKIPAWVKIYYLPFELWNKECLSRIASTIGRPIHVDQATAKKSKSSSARICIKIDVNLELLEDVAITVAGETVVVSVEYQVLPPICEFCKVFGYTSHQCSKSSVAKPKPVVTEVWQQVGKGRNKVVPIPNIVEASSVNQEGELTELSLVGGPSAITSIGSSEASVNDIIITNVEKAGSMLCTLPVKNHDPGDPSLLLIQKKTLYGGGS